The genome window AGGAGTTCCGAAGCCAGTTCGCGGAGCGCATCGTGGCCATCTTCGGCGGCGAGGCCCGGCCCACGGGCGGGCTCGACCGCAACACGCTTGCGGCCTCCTTCATCAACGTCCCGGCAGACGGCTCGCCGCCCATCAGCTTCGGAGCCAAGGCGTCCGTCTCGAAGGACCTCTCGCGCCGGGCCGGCTCGGCGGCCGTCTTCTACACGTTCGCGCAGACGTTCGACCTCGCGCCCTTCCGCGACCTTCCCACCACCTACACGATCGTATTTCCGCGCGGGCTTGCCGTGACGGACGTGACCGCGCCGGGCGCCGACCCGCGCGTCACGAGCGAGAACGGGCGCGACGTCGTCACCCTCACGCCCCAGGAGACCGTGCGCGTGACGGCCTCGATCGCCATCACGGAAGCCTTCCTCGTGGAGAAGTTCTGGTACGTCCTCCTGGCCTTCGTGCTCGTGGCCGTGCTCATCCTGCTTGGGATCGTGACGCTCGCGCGCCGCCGCCGCGGCGGGCGCCGCAAGCCCTCGGAGGAGCCCCCGCCCGAGCCGACGTCGACCTAGGAGAACAGCGACTTCACGAGCGCGGGCGCGCCGTACCGCAAGAGCGAGGGCGCCTTCTTGAAGAGCTGGCGCGCGAGGCGGCTTGGGTAGTCGATGTCGCCAAGCACGTTCACGGTCGCAAGGAGGTCGGGGTCGTCCACCGTCTCGAAGAGGCGCTCGGTCTGCTCGTCCGTGAGGTGGGCAAAGGTGCGGCGCAGCCGGTAGCCGATGGCGATCTCGCGGCCCACGTCGGCCTGCCACCGCGCATGGTACTCCGACAGTCGCGCGTCGGAGAGGTCGTCTTCGGCAAGCGCCGCGTCTGCGACGTCGACGAGGTGCCGGGCGCACTTCAACCCCGTGTAGACGCCACCGCCCGTCGTGGGCTTGGCTTGCCCGGCCGCGTCGCCCACGATCATCACGCGATCCGAGGTCGTGCGTTTGGCCGCGCCGATCGGAATGCATGCGCACACCTCGTACACGGGCCGCGCGGAGGCGACCATGCGGGAGGCTCGCGGATCCTGCGCCATGCGAAGCCAGCGGTCTCGCGCCGTCATGGGCCGGCTTTCCGGCCCCAACCGCTCGGCGCCCATGTTCATGCCCATCTCGACCATGCCAAATCCGCCGCCTTGGGGAACGATCCACGCGAAGAAGCCGGGCGCAAGGTCGCGGCCGAAGAACATCTCCACGTACGGCTCCTCGACGTCGGCAAGCCCCTTCATCTGGGCGCCGTAGCAGGGCAGGAGCTCGCGCGCGCGGGGCAGGCCGAACCAGCGCGCCACGTTCGCCTGCACGCCGTCGGCCCCGACGAGAAGGCGCGTCCGCACCGTCGCGTGTTCGCCCCGCCGGTCCAAGCGCACGGCGACGCCATCGCGGTCGCGCTCGGCCGACAGGGCTCGGGTCCCGCGCAGGACCCGCGCGCCGGAACGCTCCGCCTGCTCGACGCATCGTTGGTCGAAGGCGGGCCGGTTGATGGCCACGGCCATGGTCTTGCCGCCGTCGATCGTGAGCCGACGGCCGCCGGGGCTCCACATGTGGGCGCCGCGGATCTCGTTGAGCAGGATGTCGTCGGACGGAAAGCCGGCGAGGTCGAAGATGCGCGGCGTGAACAGGCCGGCGCACTGCATGGGGGTGCCCACGAGCTCGTGCTCCTCCACGAGCAGGGTCCGGTGCCCGCGCGCCGAAAGGCCCCTGGCCGCCGCCGCTCCGACGGGCCCGCCGCCCACGACGAGCACGTCGACGTCGCCGGAAAACGCCTGGTCCATGGGCGGCTTTTAGTAGGGGGGAGGTCTTCTTCTACCTTTGGTGCTTGCGTGCTCGAATTCCTGACCCAT of Candidatus Thermoplasmatota archaeon contains these proteins:
- a CDS encoding NAD(P)/FAD-dependent oxidoreductase, with translation MDQAFSGDVDVLVVGGGPVGAAAARGLSARGHRTLLVEEHELVGTPMQCAGLFTPRIFDLAGFPSDDILLNEIRGAHMWSPGGRRLTIDGGKTMAVAINRPAFDQRCVEQAERSGARVLRGTRALSAERDRDGVAVRLDRRGEHATVRTRLLVGADGVQANVARWFGLPRARELLPCYGAQMKGLADVEEPYVEMFFGRDLAPGFFAWIVPQGGGFGMVEMGMNMGAERLGPESRPMTARDRWLRMAQDPRASRMVASARPVYEVCACIPIGAAKRTTSDRVMIVGDAAGQAKPTTGGGVYTGLKCARHLVDVADAALAEDDLSDARLSEYHARWQADVGREIAIGYRLRRTFAHLTDEQTERLFETVDDPDLLATVNVLGDIDYPSRLARQLFKKAPSLLRYGAPALVKSLFS